The window ACCAATTCTAAAAGCAACTGTAATTTACCGCTATCACCCGTGTACCCATCAATAAACGTATTTGGATGGCAGCAGATTTGGCGAAGTCTTGTAAGGGCTCCCAATACTTTTATGGTGCTTTGATTAACCCCTTTATCCTTGAAGGCAATGGCCAAATCTTTTTTAATTTGCTGCAGGTAGCCAAGATATATTTTTTTCTGACTTTCTGTCAATTCTGTGGTCATCTTGGTTTCAATTTTAGGTGGCAATTCGGTCAATACATCTTGCTTTAATCGCCGTAGAATAAAAGGACGTATCTGTGTATTTAATTGCTGTAGGGCATGTTGGTCTTGATGCTTAATAATAGGTCGTTCATAGTGAAGAATGAATTTTTTGTGACTTAACAAATAACCAGGTAGAATAAAATCAAAAATGGACCATAATTCGGTCAATGAGTTTTCGATAGGGGTACCTGTTAAAGCAAAGCGCACTTTAGACCGTATCTGTTTAACAGCCTTGGCATTAAGAGAGCTAGGATTTTTAATGTGTTGGGCTTCATCAATAAAACAATATTCAAATATATGCTTATTATAGTCCTCAATATCCCGTTTAAGAAGGCCATAGGAGGTAACAATCACATGGCTATCTTTTATGGCTTCAAATAACGTTTCACGGTCTTTTCTAGGTCCTGTAATGACTAATACCTGCATATCAGGAGCGAACTTGTTAATTTCTTCTTCCCAGTTATAGACTAAGGATGTGGGAGCAACCACTAATGATGGTTGTTTAGAGGCTGTTGATTGGATAAGAGCAATGGATTGCAACGTTTTCCCAAGCCCCATATCATCTGCCAGTATACCACCAAAGCCATAGTGAGCTAAGGTTCGTAACCATTTAAAGCCTAGTTTTTGATAGTCCCTTAAAATATTTGCCAAGTTGTCAGGTGGTGTAAAATGCATATCACCTGGTTCTTTTATATCACTGACTAATTTTTTGAAGCTTTGATTACGATGAAATACTTTTATCTGTTTGTCACGTAGAAGGGCATCCATGTATAAAGCCCTGTATTTTGGTACTTCAATCATGGTTTTATCAAAATCTTTTGCTGATACGTTCAATTCACGAATTAAGGTTCCTACATGTTCTGTTTCTTCATTATCCAAAGGCAAAAAGCCGCCGTTTTTAAGCTTATAATAACGCTTTTTTTCTTGTAGGGATTGCATAATGGCGGATAACTCGGATGGGTCAATGCCATCAATATTAAAGGTGAACTCCAGCATGTTGGAGGTTTCATTCAGCTTAATACCACCACTCATGGCGTATTTTTCTTTGATATGGATATTCTTAAAGTTTTCAGAGTAATAAATGGTAGCCATATCTTGTAACTGTGGAAGATAATAATAGATAAAATCATACAGGGCATCTTCCTGGTCAATGGTGAAAAAATCCTGATCTTCTTTTTGAATGCATGAAGCTTCTGCTAATAAGGCTAATATATTGGATTCCTTTTTTATATCTTGAACCAGTATTAAGTCTGGTGGTAAGTCCGGTGTTGAAACGGGTATAACGCCTACTTTATAATTGCCGTAGTTAAAGGTTACGGTACCTTTTACCGTGTTAAAATACTTATCCAAATGAATATCACATATCAAGTCTTCTGTATAGAGCTTTTGTTTGATTTCTGTGTCCATGGATACCGTACCCATTTCCTTTAAAACAGGAAGTATGGATGAAACAAATTTATGTTTGTACTGTTCACTCAGCTCAATGGATTTGGTATCGTTGTTAAAGGCTTTATAGATCACCTGAAAGAGATGCTGCTTTTCTTGGTCTAATTGATATATATGGTCGTCATAGAAAACATATTGGCAATCTTTCGTCAGGGGAAAGAAGTTGAGATAGTCTTTAATGGATATACGAATCCAATGTTCTGTTTTGGTCACATCAAAAACCATACGGATATCTGTTTGTATACGACAATCTCTAAATATAATATCATGATAACTCATATGAAAGGAACGATCTTCTAAGATGGATAAGGTCTTTTTAATATAGATTTCGGGCATAGCTAAGTTGTTCTTATTAGATGAACTTAAGCTAGAGTGGGTTTGTTCTTGCTTAATAAAAGCTTCCATTTGGAAATAGTCGCCTAAGGTATTTAAAAACGTATTGTCAATGTCGTTAAAATAGTGATAAGAGGCATCATACGTAAATTCCTTACCAAAATTGATACGACCTTTTTTGTATTGTTTATAAAATTCATCAAAATGTTTTAAGGCATACAAACGTTTCTCACCAATTCTTAATTTATATGATGAGGTCACATAGCGGTTGGTAACATCCACAGGAAAGAATGTGATTTCTAGATTCACTCTTGTTTTAGCTTGGTGTTTCCAGATACCTTTTGTAAGGGCATCGGAAAAATTATCGATGATATGGTCGTAGGATTTTACAACGGCATCTTTATTAAATTGCTCTTTTTTATAGAGAATGGTCAGCAGTGCTGCCACAATATGTTTACAGACGCCTGTATATTGATGGTAAGCTTTGCAGTTACATTCGGTATAGTTTATTTTTCCTGTTCGTTGGTCGAATTCTATCAGCACATCATAGAGGTCGCTGCCTTGGACCTTCACTTCAAAAAAATCATGATAAAATTGAATGTCGACCACATGACCTTTGTTATAGTATTTAACACCTCGCATAAAAATGGTATCATTACATAATTTTC is drawn from Vallitalea pronyensis and contains these coding sequences:
- a CDS encoding SNF2 helicase associated domain-containing protein: MIQYSLVDIRKLCNDTIFMRGVKYYNKGHVVDIQFYHDFFEVKVQGSDLYDVLIEFDQRTGKINYTECNCKAYHQYTGVCKHIVAALLTILYKKEQFNKDAVVKSYDHIIDNFSDALTKGIWKHQAKTRVNLEITFFPVDVTNRYVTSSYKLRIGEKRLYALKHFDEFYKQYKKGRINFGKEFTYDASYHYFNDIDNTFLNTLGDYFQMEAFIKQEQTHSSLSSSNKNNLAMPEIYIKKTLSILEDRSFHMSYHDIIFRDCRIQTDIRMVFDVTKTEHWIRISIKDYLNFFPLTKDCQYVFYDDHIYQLDQEKQHLFQVIYKAFNNDTKSIELSEQYKHKFVSSILPVLKEMGTVSMDTEIKQKLYTEDLICDIHLDKYFNTVKGTVTFNYGNYKVGVIPVSTPDLPPDLILVQDIKKESNILALLAEASCIQKEDQDFFTIDQEDALYDFIYYYLPQLQDMATIYYSENFKNIHIKEKYAMSGGIKLNETSNMLEFTFNIDGIDPSELSAIMQSLQEKKRYYKLKNGGFLPLDNEETEHVGTLIRELNVSAKDFDKTMIEVPKYRALYMDALLRDKQIKVFHRNQSFKKLVSDIKEPGDMHFTPPDNLANILRDYQKLGFKWLRTLAHYGFGGILADDMGLGKTLQSIALIQSTASKQPSLVVAPTSLVYNWEEEINKFAPDMQVLVITGPRKDRETLFEAIKDSHVIVTSYGLLKRDIEDYNKHIFEYCFIDEAQHIKNPSSLNAKAVKQIRSKVRFALTGTPIENSLTELWSIFDFILPGYLLSHKKFILHYERPIIKHQDQHALQQLNTQIRPFILRRLKQDVLTELPPKIETKMTTELTESQKKIYLGYLQQIKKDLAIAFKDKGVNQSTIKVLGALTRLRQICCHPNTFIDGYTGDSGKLQLLLELVTDAVESGHRILIFSGFTSMLRIIRDLLDQYQISQYYLDGSTPAEERRDMVRHFNTDDTSVFLISLKAGGTGLNLTGADMVIHYDPWWNPAVEDQATDRAYRIGQHKSVQVFKLITAGTIEERIYQLQQRKKSMIDAVIKPGETLLTKLDEKEIRALFDMT